One genomic window of Notamacropus eugenii isolate mMacEug1 chromosome 6, mMacEug1.pri_v2, whole genome shotgun sequence includes the following:
- the LOC140510174 gene encoding ADP/ATP translocase 3-like, with translation MMEQAISFAKDFLASGIAAAISKMVVAPIKRVKLLLQVQHASKQIAADKQYKGIVDCIVRIPKEQGVLSFWWGNLANVIRYFPTQALNFAFKDKYKQVFLGGVDKHTQLWRYFAGNLASGGAAGATSLCFVYPLDFARTRLAADVGKSGTEREFQGLGDCLVKITKSDGIRGLYQGFNVSVQGIIIYRAAYFGIYDTAKDMLPDPKNTHIVISWMIAQTVTAVAGVVSYLFDTVRQLMMMQSGRKGADITYTGTIDCWKKIAKDEGGKVFFKGAWSNVLRGMGGAFMLVLYDELKKVI, from the coding sequence ATGATGGAGCAGGCCATCTCCTTCGCCAAGGACTTCCTGGCCAGTGGCATCGCCGCTGCTATCTCCAAGATGGTGGTGGCCCCCATCAAGAGAGTCAAGCTGCTACTGCAGGTGCAGCATGCAAGTAAACAAATTGCTGCAGATAAGCAGTACAAAGGCATTGTGGATTGTATAGTCCGAATTCCTAAGGAACAAGGGGTGCTTTCCTTCTGGTGGGGTAACTTAGCAAATGTCATCAGATATTTCCCCACCCAGGCCCTTAACTTTGCCTTTAAGGATAAGTATAAGCAGGTGTTTTTGGGAGGAGTGGACAAGCACACACAGTTATGGAGGTATTTTGCTGGCAATCTTGCCTCTGGTGGTGCAGCTGGAGCCACTTCTCTCTGCTTTGTCTACCCCTTGGATTTTGCAAGAACCCGCTTGGCAGCTGATGTTGGGAAATCTGGCACTGAGAGGGAATTCCAAGGCCTGGGAGACTGCCTTGTGAAAATCACCAAGTCTGATGGAATCCGTGGCTTGTATCAAGGTTTCAATGTCTCAGTGCAGGGTATCATTATCTATAGAGCAGCTTACTTTGGCATCTATGATACAGCAAAAGATATGCTCCCAGATCCCAAGAACACTCATATTGTGATAAGCTGGATGATTGCACAAACAGTGACTGCTGTAGCAGGTGTGGTGTCTTATCTCTTTGATACAGTAAGGCAGCTAATGATGATGCAGTCGGGGCGCAAAGGAGCTGATATCACATACACTGGGACAATTGACTGCTGGAAGAAGATTGCTAAAGATGAGGGTGGCAAAGTTTTCTTCAAGGGTGCCTGGTCCAATGTTCTTAGAGGCATGGGTGGAGCTTTCATGCTTGTCCTGTATGATGAATTGAAGAAAGTAATCTAA